Proteins encoded by one window of Candidatus Eisenbacteria bacterium:
- a CDS encoding alpha-L-fucosidase has protein sequence MSAESATRDPTAAWFRGARLGLFVHWGHGSQRGWELSWPLVGGVKNLHHCQDVPAEAYHANALTFAPRPGAARAWLAHAKRCGMRYAVLTTKHHDGFALWPTRTADFSIARTPYGGDLVREFADATREAGLKVGFYFSLCDWHHPDYPAFTDADRPYRFGMAPRPTDAQWRRFSGVLEGQIRELLTQYGRVDLLWFDGGWERSADAWRAHELVATIRELQPGIVINDRLPGCGDYDTPEQLVPADPPGRTWETCLTMNESWAWNPDDTEYKSSRALVHTLCEIAGKGGNLLLNVGPRGDGSLAPEQDERLQAIGRWMQDYGEAILDTGAGLAPWQFYGPSTRRGTRIYLHLLSRPYDTVTVRGLPIRRVRAATELRTGTALDFTTRCAIIDELFNPDPSGEVTIRVPEAMLDPLATVLALDVE, from the coding sequence ATGTCCGCCGAGAGCGCAACCAGGGATCCCACCGCCGCCTGGTTTCGCGGCGCCCGACTCGGCCTGTTCGTGCACTGGGGCCACGGCAGCCAGCGCGGCTGGGAGCTCTCGTGGCCGCTCGTGGGCGGCGTGAAGAACCTCCACCACTGCCAGGACGTGCCCGCCGAGGCGTACCACGCCAACGCGCTCACGTTCGCGCCGCGTCCGGGGGCCGCGCGCGCATGGCTGGCGCATGCGAAGCGCTGCGGGATGCGCTACGCCGTCCTCACGACCAAGCACCACGACGGCTTCGCGCTCTGGCCGACCCGGACCGCCGACTTCTCGATCGCGCGCACGCCGTACGGCGGCGATCTCGTGCGCGAGTTCGCCGACGCGACGCGCGAGGCTGGGCTCAAGGTCGGCTTCTACTTCTCCCTGTGCGACTGGCACCACCCGGACTACCCGGCGTTCACTGATGCCGACCGGCCGTATCGATTCGGGATGGCGCCGCGGCCCACCGACGCGCAGTGGCGGCGCTTCTCCGGCGTCCTCGAAGGCCAGATCCGCGAGCTCCTGACGCAGTACGGGCGCGTCGACCTGCTGTGGTTCGACGGCGGCTGGGAGCGGAGCGCCGACGCGTGGCGGGCCCACGAGCTGGTGGCGACGATCCGCGAGCTGCAGCCGGGCATCGTCATCAACGATCGCCTGCCGGGCTGTGGCGACTACGACACGCCCGAGCAGCTCGTCCCGGCCGATCCGCCCGGGCGCACCTGGGAGACCTGCCTCACCATGAACGAGAGCTGGGCGTGGAATCCCGACGACACCGAGTACAAGTCGTCGCGCGCGCTCGTGCACACCCTGTGCGAGATCGCGGGCAAGGGCGGCAACCTCCTCCTCAACGTCGGGCCGCGCGGCGACGGCAGCCTCGCGCCCGAGCAGGACGAGCGCCTGCAGGCGATCGGGCGCTGGATGCAGGACTACGGCGAGGCGATCCTCGACACGGGCGCCGGGCTCGCGCCGTGGCAGTTCTACGGCCCGTCGACACGACGCGGGACGCGCATCTACCTGCACCTCCTGTCGCGCCCCTACGACACCGTCACCGTGCGCGGTCTTCCGATTCGCCGGGTTCGCGCCGCGACCGAGCTGCGGACAGGGACCGCGCTCGACTTCACCACCCGCTGCGCGATCATCGACGAGCTGTTCAACCCCGACCCGAGTGGCGAGGTCACGATCCGCGTGCCGGAGGCGATGCTCGATCCGCTGGCGACCGTGCTCGCGCTCGACGTCGAGTGA
- a CDS encoding DUF4215 domain-containing protein → MVLGAAAFLAPTVRAALPESARVVRCQRSIARVAQQFVLHRRALYSRCIDEALRCGALLGSAPASGDPCLTDVAVRCKHRLGALGRLQSRVDVAALRCTQAMPGGAGLPAATVLDPDAVGLDLVSVFCPADIVALGDLGAAAQCQGDALACTADQALLDAVPRAADLLARLGVPIDGSGACLAATLCGNGRLDDGEECDDGSANSDDVADACRTDCSRPYCGDGVVDQGEDCDDGGTDDGDGCSAACAWEPDACGNAVVEPDEECDDGNHHSGDGCASDCTLEAPAARCGDGVVDDGEDCDDGPANSDVLPDHCRTTCRDPSCGDGAIDLDAGETCEPPGTLLCNDACTLRLGPLGARREAVSGPIGLADCQAATSRTTRRVFDARHRGVLRCVGGVVACLLGPAADGPGADACLVRATNRCFAVVNKQRAWIARLAPPLGALCGQVPGGLPALLDQQAGLGFSRDASACPFAGSGQPSVDDLVACVLSRSACAAERAVARAVPRAYELLAETDLDPDTDLSCLEDPYTVE, encoded by the coding sequence GTGGTGCTCGGTGCGGCAGCGTTCCTCGCTCCCACCGTCCGCGCCGCCCTCCCGGAGTCGGCCCGCGTCGTGCGCTGCCAGCGCTCGATCGCGCGCGTCGCGCAGCAGTTCGTCCTGCACCGTCGCGCCCTCTACTCGCGCTGCATCGACGAGGCGCTCCGCTGCGGCGCTCTCCTCGGAAGCGCCCCCGCGTCGGGCGATCCGTGCCTCACGGACGTCGCCGTGCGGTGCAAGCATCGGCTGGGCGCGCTCGGACGGCTGCAGTCCCGCGTCGACGTGGCGGCGCTGCGCTGCACGCAGGCGATGCCCGGCGGCGCGGGTCTCCCCGCGGCGACGGTCCTCGATCCCGACGCGGTCGGCCTCGATCTCGTGAGCGTCTTCTGTCCCGCCGACATCGTCGCGCTCGGCGATCTCGGTGCGGCGGCGCAGTGCCAGGGCGACGCCCTCGCCTGCACGGCCGACCAGGCTCTGCTCGACGCCGTGCCGCGCGCCGCCGATCTCCTGGCGCGCCTCGGCGTCCCGATCGACGGCTCGGGCGCGTGTCTCGCCGCCACCCTGTGCGGCAACGGCCGCCTGGACGACGGCGAGGAATGCGACGACGGATCGGCGAATTCCGACGACGTCGCCGACGCGTGCCGCACCGACTGCTCGCGCCCGTATTGCGGCGACGGTGTCGTCGACCAGGGAGAGGACTGCGACGACGGCGGCACCGACGACGGCGACGGCTGCAGTGCCGCGTGCGCGTGGGAGCCGGACGCGTGCGGCAACGCCGTCGTCGAGCCGGACGAGGAGTGCGACGACGGCAACCACCACAGCGGCGACGGATGCGCGTCGGACTGCACCCTCGAAGCGCCCGCCGCCCGCTGCGGCGACGGCGTCGTCGACGATGGCGAGGACTGCGACGACGGCCCGGCGAACTCGGACGTGCTGCCGGATCACTGTCGAACGACGTGCCGCGACCCCAGCTGCGGCGACGGGGCGATCGATCTCGACGCCGGCGAGACGTGCGAGCCGCCCGGCACTCTGCTCTGCAACGACGCCTGCACGCTGCGCCTGGGTCCGCTCGGCGCGCGGCGCGAGGCCGTGTCGGGCCCGATCGGCCTGGCCGACTGCCAGGCCGCCACGTCGCGCACGACCCGTCGCGTCTTCGATGCCCGCCATCGCGGCGTCCTGCGCTGCGTCGGCGGCGTCGTCGCCTGCCTGCTCGGCCCCGCGGCGGACGGTCCCGGCGCCGACGCGTGTCTCGTGCGCGCGACCAACCGCTGCTTCGCGGTCGTGAACAAGCAGCGCGCGTGGATCGCGCGGCTCGCGCCGCCTCTGGGCGCGCTCTGCGGCCAGGTGCCCGGCGGGCTACCCGCGCTCCTCGACCAGCAGGCCGGCCTCGGCTTCTCGCGCGACGCGTCGGCGTGCCCGTTCGCCGGCTCCGGCCAGCCGAGCGTCGACGATCTGGTCGCGTGCGTGCTCTCGCGCAGCGCCTGCGCCGCCGAGCGGGCGGTCGCGCGCGCGGTGCCGCGGGCCTACGAGCTCCTCGCCGAGACCGACCTCGATCCCGACACCGACCTCTCGTGCCTCGAGGATCCGTACACGGTCGAGTGA